A part of Camelus bactrianus isolate YW-2024 breed Bactrian camel chromosome 7, ASM4877302v1, whole genome shotgun sequence genomic DNA contains:
- the TRIL gene encoding TLR4 interactor with leucine rich repeats produces the protein MEAARAVRFLLVVCGCLALPPRAQLVCPERCDCQHPQHLLCTNRGLRAVPKTSLLPSPQDVLTYSLGGNFITNITAFDFHRLGQLRRLDLQYNQIRSLHPKTFEKLSRLEELYLGNNLLQALAPGTLAPLRKLRILYANGNEIGRLSRGSFEGLESLVKLRLDGNALGALPDAVFAPLGNLLYLHLEANRIRFLGKNAFAHLGKLRFLNLSANELQPSLRHAATFAPLRSLSTLILSANSLQHLGPRVFQHLPRLGLLSLRSNQLTHLAPEAFWGLEALRELRLEGNRLSQLPVALLEPLHSLEALDLSGNELSALHPTIFGHLGRLRELSLRDNALSALSGDIFAASPALYRLDLDGNGWTCDCRLRGLKRWMGDWHSQGRLLTVFVQCRHPPALRGKYLDYLDDQQLQNESCADPSPSVSPTADGKRRPLPTAPGEKVALPAGALAEELPPQPQLQPQQRGRFLPGIAWDGAARELLGNRSALRLSRRGPGLQQPGSNAAASASPASHPLELLEKPERGRLTPSVPAHAEPTPTAELGSESAGDLWQHAAKQRLAAQQQESAAQSDGGVGLPPLVSDPCDFNKFILCNLTVEAVGADSASVRWAVREHRSPRPLGGARFRLLFDRFGQQPKFHRFVYLPERSDSATLRELRGDTPYLVCVEGVLGGRVCPVAPRDHCAGLVTLPEPGSRSSVDYQLLTLALLAVNALLVLLALAVWASRWLRRKLRARRKGGAPVHVRHMYSTRRPLRSMGTGVSADFSGFQSHRPRTAVCALSEADLIEFPCDRFMDSGGGGAGGSLRREDHLLQRFAD, from the coding sequence ATGGAGGCTGCCCGCGCCGTGCGCTTCCTGCTCGTGGTGTGCGGCTGCCTCGCGCTCCCGCCGAGGGCCCAGCTGGTGTGCCCGGAGCGCTGCGACTGCCagcacccccagcacctcctgtgCACCAACAGGGGGCTCCGCGCCGTGCCCAAGACTAGCTTGCTCCCGAGTCCGCAGGACGTGCTCACCTACAGCCTCGGCGGCAACTTCATAACCAACATCACGGCCTTCGACTTCCACCGCCTGGGGCAGCTCAGACGGCTGGACCTGCAGTACAACCAGATCCGCTCCCTACAccccaagaccttcgagaagctctcGCGGCTGGAGGAGCTCTACCTGGGCAACAATCTCCTGCAGGCGCTCGCCCCGGGCACCCTGGCACCGCTGCGCAAACTGCGCATCCTTTACGCCAACGGGAACGAGATTGGCCGCCTCAGCCGCGGCTCCTTCGAGGGCCTGGAGAGTCTAGTCAAATTGCGGCTGGACGGGAACGCCCTGGGGGCGCTTCCGGATGCCGTCTTTGCCCCCTTGGGCAACTTGCTCTACCTACATCTGGAGGCCAACCGGATCCGCTTTCTGGGCAAGAACGCCTTCGCCCACCTGGGGAAGCTGCGCTTCCTCAACCTCTCTGCCAACGAGCTGCAGCCCTCCTTACGCCACGCAGCCACCTTCGCACCGCTGCGCTCCCTCTCCACCCTCATCCTTTCAGCCAACAGCCTGCAGCACCTCGGGCCGCGCGTCTTCCAGCACCTGCCGCGCCTCGGCCTACTTTCGCTCAGGAGCAATCAGCTCACGCACCTCGCACCCGAGGCCTTTTGGGGGTTGGAGGCCCTGCGCGAGCTGCGCCTGGAAGGCAATCGGTTGAGCCAACTGCCCGTGGCGCTGCTGGAGCCTCTGCACAGCCTGGAGGCGCTGGACCTGAGCGGCAACGAGCTGTCGGCTCTGCACCCCACTATCTTTGGCCACCTGGGCCGGCTGCGCGAGCTCAGCTTGCGCGACAACGCGCTCAGCGCCCTTTCCGGGGACATCTTCGCGGCCAGCCCGGCCCTCTACCGACTGGATCTAGACGGCAACGGCTGGACCTGCGACTGCCGGCTGCGGGGCCTGAAGCGCTGGATGGGCGACTGGCACTCGCAGGGCCGGCTCCTCACCGTTTTCGTACAGTGTCGCCACCCTCCGGCCTTGCGGGGCAAGTACCTGGATTACCTGGATGACCAGCAACTGCAGAACGAATCTTGCGCAGATCCCTCTCCCTCGGTTTCCCCAACTGCCGATGGCAAGCGGCGGCCCCTACCCACAGCCCCAGGGGAGAAGGTGGCGCTCCCAGCAGGTGCCCTCGCGGAGGAACTGCCGCCTCAGCCGCAGCTACAGCCACAGCAACGGGGTCGATTTCTGCCAGGGATTGCCTGGGATGGGGCCGCCAGGGAGCTCTTGGGTAACCGCAGCGCCCTAAGGTTGAGCCGGCGCGGCCCTGGCCTCCAGCAGCCGGGCTCCAACGCCGCTGCTTCCGCCAGCCCGGCGTCACACCCCCTAGAGCTGCTCGAGAAGCCTGAGCGGGGACGTCTGACTCCGTCAGTTCCCGCCCACGCGGAGCCTACCCCGACGGCCGAGCTCGGCTCTGAGTCAGCCGGCGACCTCTGGCAGCACGCAGCAAAGCAGCGCCTGGCCGCGCAGCAGCAGGAGAGCGCCGCCCAATCCGACGGCGGGGTCGGCCTGCCGCCGCTGGTGTCCGACCCGTGTGACTTCAACAAGTTCATCCTGTGCAACCTGACGGTAGAGGCAGTGGGCGCCGACAGCGCCTCGGTGCGCTGGGCGGTGCGTGAGCACCGCAGCCCCAGGCCGCTGGGCGGCGCGCGCTTCCGCCTGCTCTTCGACCGCTTTGGCCAGCAGCCTAAGTTCCACCGCTTCGTCTACCTGCCAGAGCGCAGCGACTCGGCCACGCTGCGCGAACTACGCGGAGACACCCCCTACCTGGTGTGCGTGGAGGGAGTGCTCGGTGGCCGGGTCTGCCCGGTGGCTCCCCGGGACCACTGCGCCGGGCTGGTTACCCTGCCGGAGCCTGGGAGCCGGAGCAGCGTCGACTACCAACTGCTGACCTTAGCCCTGCTGGCCGTCAACGCGCTGCTGGTGCTCCTGGCCTTGGCGGTCTGGGCGTCGCGCTGGCTGCGGAGGAAGCTGCGGGCCAGGCGGAAGGGCGGGGCCCCAGTCCACGTTCGCCACATGTACTCTACCCGACGGCCCCTGCGCTCCATGGGCACCGGCGT